The DNA sequence tcttataaaaaatgaaaaaactgaaatcagcATGTAGAACATTTTCCAAGTCAATACAAAAACTatcaatatttgtaaaaatggcGGTTCTAATACTATAGATTACTCATGCTTTTCCTCTACAAGAAGCAGTACAGTTTCAAATTCAGAGTTTTTCTAATGTCACTGCTGGTCACAACTGAATCTGTCATGGCTTCTTAGTTGCAACGATGAGCACAGAGTTTTTAGCTTTAACAGATTGTGGCTTGGGCAAGATGAGACGtgcagaatgaagtgattttgatagaACACcacaattttaaaattagatttggttaattttccagaCAGAATAGCATGTTACAGATGAGTATTTGAAGAACCAATTCTctttgtgtttacagcttgcagctctgataaatggcgcaattttggtgattttgtaatGACAGCCTGCTTTCAAATCTGCTGGTGATttgggggttcagagagttaaaatttttaataaattttaatACTCCAAATTAATTTTATCTATCTAAGAAGTAAAGAGGCTGCAAGGGCCCTTTTTGACAATCACAAATGTATCTTTACTAACGTATATTTGAGAAGTTGAGAAATTTTTATTCTATAATTCACACATGCGGTCAGATAATGAACTATTTTGTGTTATTGCACGGTGTGTTATACAATGATGCTGAGTGAAATGAGGCTGGAATAGAGAAACTAAATGTATATTGTGTGCTGTTTGCAGAATGGAGTAGTCTCACTTATAGACTGCACTCTTATGGAGGACCCTGAGGGGACAGACGATGAGTGTGAGTGTTTAATTCATATCTGAGCtaacagaaaaatgcatcatATGTACTATTTATTAGGGTTTATATAATGTATGATCACTTGAATGTATTAATATTGTATAATTAGTATTTGGAACAATTGGAAGGTGTCATGATGACAGAGTGATTGTCCTGTATTTCATTaagtgtttattatttttggtgaaatttgcTACTGTAACACATTAGAATCTGTATTTGTCTGTGTTTACTGTATGTTTGCTTATATCTatagagaaaaatgacatataGCCTTTGTGTTTGCCCTGAAAGCTAAATCAGACAAGAGTGGCCAGGACATGGAGCACCTGGACTTCAAGATTGTCGTGGAGCCAAAGGACAGCCAGTCATTCACCGTCATTCTGGTGGCCTCCTCAAGGCAGGAGAAGTCTGCATGGACCAGTGACATCAGCCAGGCATGTCAACAAACATCACAATCCCCAGCAGTCAGACAAAGAGCCGAGGATGTCGGCTGAAAGCCTGCACGTTACAGAACTCACTAACATTTCCCCTGTCCTGTCTGTTTACTTCAACTGCATGTGTCCTGCAGTGCATCGACAACATCCGCTGCAATGGCCTGATGATGAATGCCTTTGAAGACAACTCCAAAGTCACAGTACCACAGATGATCAAgtaagcttgtttttttttgcatgttctctcttgcctttcaggtgttttttttttcttttcctgatttatgttcattttgtcaacaGGTCAGATTCAAGTTTGTACTGCGATGATGTGGACATTCGCTTCAGTAAGATGATGAACTCCTGCAAGGTGCTGCAGATCCGCTACGCCAGCGTCGAGCGCCTGCTGGAGAGGCTGACTGATCTCCGTTTCCTCTCAATCGACTTCCTCAACACCTTCCTGCACTCCTATCGCGTGTTCACCACCGCCGATGTGGTGCTGGATAAACTCATCACTATCTACAAGAAGCCCATCAGTGCCATCCCTGCTCGGTGAGTCACGTTACATTTGGACAGACTTGAATGCTGCAAGGTTGTTGACAGCACTTCCAATAGACAAACAAATCTTATTTGAAGTGTCTGGCATCCGTCCAGACCTTGCCATACTGCATAAAGATGAGATTGATTTATTAGGATGTGAAGCTTTGTCATCCTCTAATCAATGTGAGGCATATGCTGGAGCCAAGATGCTTGCAGTTTGAACTTTTAGCTTAAACTGCAACCATATAAGTTGTTTATCTCTGCTTTTATACAGACAATTTTAATTATAATAACTGTAAAACGTTTTCTGTTTATACACATGCAAATTTAGGAAACTGGACTGAGGAATCTATAGTGACTCTGAGAGGTCAGTGCACTGAAAATAGACAAGTTATTTATGAAAACAACTTTACCaagcatttagaaaaaaaattgcaaatacagaaaacacaaccaaaTATAGAAATAAGAAGTTGCTGCACCCGTACAGTTGTTTCCTTGTGATTTAGCAAATATTAAGAAATCACTGACTTTAAGAtgcatataaatacatttaaaaatggtcgGATGATTGCTGTGAACATAAAGGTTTGGAGTGTTTGTTGCGTAACGTGTCTCTTGCAAATCGGCTAACTTTACGAAAGGCCCACCATAAATCACAAAGTTAAGCTTTATTtgtcaaattaaatataatttgaCTGCACAGATGTGCAGTAAGTCATGTCATAATGCAAATTTAAATTCCACGGATTCAGATTATGGATAGGAAGAGGGTGAACCAAGAGCCCATATTTTGTCGTTAGTGTCACGTGAGAGAATTACAGTCTGGATGCTGTATGTGAAGCCAACAGCTCAGACTGATCTTCtaagctttgtgtgtgtgtttagggaGTTTGTTTTGTCGGTTAATGTGAGCGCAGagaagcagcagatgaagcTGTGCAGGAAGACATGTTCGATGATGcttctgtatcactgtgtgtttgcatgtgttctCTGGTTGGAAGCAGTAATTGGGTCCGGTCCCTCCTGTTTGCCTGGGAGTGTCTCAACTGGGCTCCGTCGCTCTATGGCAACCAACCTCAGTGCTGCAGGACCCCACCCTCCCCTCTTTTTTTTGCTCTCCTTGTCTGCAAGAGATCCATAGTGTGAAATATTGACGGAGTGTTGCATTGGGGCTAACGCGTCGCTCCACATGCCTAGAGCGAAGGGCCCCACTGTGGGGTTCAGATCAGGGGGAGCTCTCTGTGTCCGTGCTCTGCAGAATGCTCTCCCGTGGCGCTTGTCATGTCACCGTGAGACACCTACACTTGGCTGCTTGTGTCAGCAGTGGCCATGCGCACTATCACTCGCTGTGCTATTTATGGGAACCCGTGAGGTCGCCAGGAGGGTGGCAGGGAGTGGGAGAGGTTTTCTGAAACACTGCAGCCTGTATCCTGCTCTAAACAGAAGAGACTTCTGGTTGCTGGGCTGGTTTGCATAAATTATTTAGGAGGTGTTGTTTGTTAAGCTAAGCTCTTGAAGCATAGAGTGTGCCTACCACATATCAAAGGAAGTGTGACCTAAAATCAAATGTATGTATCCACCCTTGATGCAGGTCCCTGGAGTTATTCTTTGCCAGCAGCCAGAACAGTAAACTCTTATATGGAGAGCCTCCCAGCTCCCCCAGGGCAAGCAGAAAgttctcctcccctcctcctctcgctaTTGCCAAGAACTCATCCCCAAACCGCCGGCGCAAGCTGTCTCTCAACATCCCCATCATCACTGGGGGCAAAGCTCTTGACCTGGCTGCCCTCAGCTGCTCCTCAAATGGCTATGCAAGCATGTACTCCTCCATGTCCCCATTCAGCAAGACCACCTTGGACATCAACAAACTGTACGTGTCCAGCCCGATCTCGAGCAAAATCTCTGACGAGGGCGAGGACAAGAAGGACAAGGTGGAGGATACCTCAGCGTGTAAACAAGGCAAGTGAGCTGTTCTAAAACTACTTTTTCCAACTTTGCTTTGCTgtaataatgtttttaatgacCTCACTGCCTGTTATGATACAGATCTCTCCGTACGAGAAGAAAGTGACAATGATCAAAACCAGAGTGATGACGGAGACCCGGAAGCATCTCCCACCAAATCTCCAACCAcaccaaaaaacatcaaatgcaAAAACTCCTCAGGTACGCTATGATCTGGACTCGCAGGATGACATAAATGCAAATCCAAGCTTGTAAACTGTACACTGACATGCCATTTGTATCTCACACCACTGTCTGAGCCTCACTGCACTGCCCTCTACGCTTTCATTTAATCACAGAACCAGACCACATAATAAAAGCAAAGCCTGCAGCTCACAATATTCTTGAGTTTGCAATTGggaatatttttactgtctgttggtGGCAGAGATGGCAGATTAATTGCTTCGTGTGGAAGAAAAACATGCCACTGAGAAGCATaagaaacataaaatatcaTTTGGTCGATAGCTGTGAACATGTGGGGAAAGCCAAAGCTTGGCTTCAGTGGGTGTTAGGGAAACTTGTGTCATAGCAACTACATCAAGAGCGTGTTTTCCCTGCCGCCCCCAGTAATGAGGCTGTTTCACCAGAGCCAAGATTATATGTGCCTTCTAAATCTCATGGCAAAATTGCACAATAGATTTTGAAAGCAAAGCCTGCTCTCAAACACGTGAATTAACTGAAATCGTGAAGCAGTGTGTAGGATTCTTAGCTGCTTATGATCTGTCTATGTTCCCAGGATTTAAACATAGCAGAGTGCAGAGAATCTGTTGATTCCTCTGTTATGCTGATATTTGGTGGCTATATTTAGCTGCAACCATCTTGAATATCAAAGCCTCTTGTAAAGGAAAGTCTGGAGAGAAGCTGTTGGGTTGGCCTGTAGTGCTCCCTAGTGGAGGCTTTGCAAGGAAATGCAGGCCATTCTGCAGACTATACCGATACTCAGTTATCCACATTTTACCAGCagctttttgtttaaatttaagtCATGTACAATGTGAAAAATGGTTATATCTTTGCTCTAGCCGTCCATTCATTTTCCTTTGCTCAACAAGATATGCAACCAGTTTTAGATGcttattgtctgtttttttaactgtgCTTGTCTATAgagttttcccttttttcctaCAACAATGGCATGGTGATGTCCTCATGTCGAGAGCTTGACAACAACCGCAGTGCCCTGTCTGCTGCCTCTGCCTTCGCTATTGCCACAGCTGGAGCCAATGAGGGCACCCCTACCAAGGAAAAATACCGACGGATGTCCCTCGCCAGTACAGGTATACACACCGATCACTGTCTCGTAAAGCGCAGTTTCATTCACAGGCTATCATAACCAGCTTGTACCATAACCatatcatttattttctgcaggttttccaACAGATCAGAGGAATGGAGACAAAGAGTTTGTGATCAGACGAGCAGCAACCAACAGAGTCCTGAATGTGCTGAGGCACTGGGTGTCCAAACACTCTCCGGTAAAACAGCATTCAGGACACCTTAATTTAACCATGATATTAACACTGGCATTCTTTGAAGACTACCGGCGTTCTATATATTCATTTAGTATGTCACATTTACTCTCTATAGTCTTGTACTATGGAGCGTCCAACAGCCTTATAGTATAAAAGGGCTCCTGAATGTCACTTTGGGATATATTTTATCACTAAAAGACCAAGAGCATGAAAAATCTACTGTCAAAAACTGATAACAACTTGTTTTAGGGAGTTTTTGCTTAAGTATGGCCAGCAACAAAAAGAATTCTTCAGTATTTATTGTCTGTGCCTCCCAAGGACTTTGAGAGCAACAACGAGCTGAAGACAAAGGTTATTGCCTTCCTGGAGGAAGTGATGCATGACCCTGAGCTGCTGACCCAGGAGAGGAAAGCAGCAGCCAACATCATCAGGTGCCGCCGTGTGCTGTTTGATTGTGGGATTAAATTGTATTTAACGGATTCATGGTGCCCTACATCTTCCAGAGCTTGACCTTCTCTTTCCCTGCCTGTCAGGACTTTAACTCAGGAAGATCACGGTGACAATCAGATCACCCTGGAAGACGTGACACAACTGGTGAGTGAAGTCGGTAGCTGCAGTTTGTTGCTCTGTTCGAAATCACCCCTTTATTCAGTATTCCCTGGATAATGAACACTCAGTATTTAACCTAGTAGTGAGCAGTGAGTTTAGCAAACTGAGCATTACATTATAGGATTGTTAGTGTATACAGTGATTTAGGTACAGCCAGTGACTTCATGGAGCAGTTACAAGTGGCAAGActagcatccatccatccatcctagGCCAGATGAGATGTAGAATCCCTTGAACAAGTTCACACTAGACGAACAAACGAGACTAACGGATATATGCAAATATCCACCTTTATCCCcatcagacaaaaacacagctggacCTTGTGCCATTTGCCAACATGAAACTGTCTAACATTGAGTATTTCTGCAATGATTTTTGGGCGTTCTTGTTTCTCTTAGGTTGGAGGAGGGAAGACTGAGCCCTTTGAGAACCACTCTGCGTTGGAAATTGCCGAGCAGCTCACTCTGCTGGATCACGTGGTGTTTAAGGTCATCCCTTATGAGTGAGTGTCATCACATCTCAGCTGTTCTCATCTGTGGCCAAGAAGAACTCACAGACTAATTCGCATGTTGTTGCTCTGTTCACTGCAGGGAGTTCTTTGGTCAAGGCTGGATGaagaacgacaaaaatgagaagacGCCGTACATCATGAGAACAACGAAGCACTTCAATGATGTATGTTACAGTCAACAAGCAACTTGCACAACTCATCCTCTTGTTGATTCTCAAACATTATATTAAGCCTGAACTACTTGCTTCGCTTTTCTTCTGCAAGATAAGCAACCTCATCGCCACAGAGATCCTGCACTGTGAGGACGTGGTCTCTCGGGTAGCCGTCATAGAGAAATGGGTGGCTGTGGCCGACATCTGCCGCTGTCTTCACAACTACAACGCTGTGCTCGAGATCACCTCCTCCCTGAACCGCAGCTCCGTTTTCCGCCTCAAGAAGACCTGGCTGAAGGTTTCCAAACAGGTGCCTGTCTCCATCGACATTGTTTTCATTGCTGTTCCCTCCTGAGGTGCATAGTCTTGTTATTAAATGTGTTCTCGACgacccttttttttcccccagacaAAAGCATTGATCGACAAACTGCAGAAGCTGGTCTCGTCAGAGGGCAGGTTCAAAAACCTGAGAGAGGCTTTGAAGAAGTGAGTTCAGTTCAAGGAGATAGTTTTGAAGTGGATCAATAAAGCAAACATGCAGTACGAGTGGATGACGAGTGTTCCTTTTCCCACCAGCTGTGATCCTCCTTGTGTGCCCTATCTGGGGATGTACCTCACCGACCTGGCTTTCATTGAGGAGGGAACGCCAAACTACACCGAAGACAACTTGGTCAACTTCTCAAAGATGAGGATGGTGAGATGATGGG is a window from the Amphiprion ocellaris isolate individual 3 ecotype Okinawa chromosome 3, ASM2253959v1, whole genome shotgun sequence genome containing:
- the rasgrf1 gene encoding ras-specific guanine nucleotide-releasing factor 1 produces the protein MQKGIRLNDGHVTYLGLLAKKDGTRRGCLSKKSSDNTKWHTKWFALLQNMLFYFENESSSRPSGLYLLEGCICDRAPSPKPSLSAKECLEKQYYFTVSFTHENQKALELRTEDVKDCDEWVAAISHASYRNLATEHETLMQKYLHLLQIVETEKTVAKQLRQQIEDGEIEIERLKSEIAGLLKDNEKIHASPAAAPNDDDSEIKKIKKVQSFLRGWICRRKWKTIIQDYIRSPHAESMRKRNQVVFSMLDSEAEYVQQLHILVNNFLRPLRMAASSKKPPITHDDVSSIFLNSETIMFLHQIFYQGLKARIASWPTLVLADLFDILLPMLNIYQEFVRNHQYSLQILAHCKQNRDFDKLLKQYEAKPDCEERTLETFLTYPMFQIPRYILTLHELLAHTPHEHVERNSLDYAKSKLEELSRIMHDEVSETENIRKNLAIERMIVEGCEILLDTSQTFVRQGSLIQVPMSEKGKITRGRLGSLSLKKEGERQCFLFSKHLIICTRGSGGKLHLTKNGVVSLIDCTLMEDPEGTDDESKSDKSGQDMEHLDFKIVVEPKDSQSFTVILVASSRQEKSAWTSDISQCIDNIRCNGLMMNAFEDNSKVTVPQMIKSDSSLYCDDVDIRFSKMMNSCKVLQIRYASVERLLERLTDLRFLSIDFLNTFLHSYRVFTTADVVLDKLITIYKKPISAIPARSLELFFASSQNSKLLYGEPPSSPRASRKFSSPPPLAIAKNSSPNRRRKLSLNIPIITGGKALDLAALSCSSNGYASMYSSMSPFSKTTLDINKLYVSSPISSKISDEGEDKKDKVEDTSACKQDLSVREESDNDQNQSDDGDPEASPTKSPTTPKNIKCKNSSEFSLFSYNNGMVMSSCRELDNNRSALSAASAFAIATAGANEGTPTKEKYRRMSLASTGFPTDQRNGDKEFVIRRAATNRVLNVLRHWVSKHSPDFESNNELKTKVIAFLEEVMHDPELLTQERKAAANIIRTLTQEDHGDNQITLEDVTQLVGGGKTEPFENHSALEIAEQLTLLDHVVFKVIPYEEFFGQGWMKNDKNEKTPYIMRTTKHFNDISNLIATEILHCEDVVSRVAVIEKWVAVADICRCLHNYNAVLEITSSLNRSSVFRLKKTWLKVSKQTKALIDKLQKLVSSEGRFKNLREALKNCDPPCVPYLGMYLTDLAFIEEGTPNYTEDNLVNFSKMRMISHIIREIRQFQQTAYKIDLQPKVAQYLMDRSSVLDEESMYEASLRIEPKMSN